In Paraburkholderia aromaticivorans, a single window of DNA contains:
- a CDS encoding GntR family transcriptional regulator, which yields MSRSAEIKALLEAEIERGELAPGATLDERALAARFNVSRTPIREALQQLAAQRYVQIVPRQGVFVNKMSVPQLRDVLELLSELEVVSARLAARRMNDKQRAALQKAIDEGVAALEENDARGFARANVAFHEVICSACHNDYLADQIRSIRRLISRYRPKPFLAPSRREKAIADHQKLAQALLSGDESAAEAAMAEHSPGGDAGFSEFLATLPSEYFASAPAPGREVDSSSMEPLYEDD from the coding sequence TTGAGCAGGTCGGCGGAAATCAAGGCGCTTCTCGAAGCGGAAATTGAGCGTGGTGAGCTTGCGCCGGGCGCAACGCTCGACGAGCGGGCGCTTGCGGCACGATTCAATGTCTCACGAACGCCGATCCGCGAGGCGCTTCAGCAGCTTGCCGCCCAGCGGTATGTACAGATTGTGCCGCGGCAGGGTGTGTTCGTGAACAAGATGTCGGTGCCGCAACTGCGCGACGTGCTCGAACTGCTCAGCGAGCTCGAGGTGGTGTCGGCCCGCCTCGCTGCGCGGCGCATGAACGATAAGCAACGCGCGGCCCTGCAAAAGGCGATTGACGAAGGCGTAGCTGCTTTGGAGGAAAACGATGCACGCGGTTTTGCCCGCGCCAATGTGGCATTTCACGAAGTGATCTGCAGTGCCTGCCATAACGATTATCTGGCCGATCAGATTCGTTCGATCCGCCGCCTGATCTCGCGTTACCGGCCCAAGCCGTTCCTCGCGCCGAGTCGACGCGAAAAGGCCATCGCGGATCACCAGAAGCTCGCGCAAGCCTTGCTGTCCGGCGATGAAAGCGCGGCCGAAGCCGCCATGGCCGAGCATTCCCCGGGCGGCGACGCGGGCTTTTCGGAATTCCTCGCGACGTTGCCGAGCGAATACTTCGCCAGCGCGCCTGCGCCCGGCCGCGAAGTCGATTCTTCGTCGATGGAACCGCTCTACGAGGACGATTGA
- a CDS encoding spinster family MFS transporter, whose protein sequence is MKELAARNVGARSSSNWYRGWFLLLLVLIYASSFVDRIIVAVVGQAVKMDMSLSDFQVGLLGGLAFSVFYSVLGLPIARLADKFNRVVLISISIVAWSAMTALCGTAGSFWQLMLYRLGVGVGEAGSTPTSHSLIADEFGPRRRASALAIYALGPPIGVLAGAFGGGWLVQHLGWRPVFYVVGLPGLVFGLLAWLTLREPQRGGADGVAAGSSASAPPLSEVFKLLTSSRAFVQMLLGTVIGAFGQYGINLFIPMYFIRVYNMSFAQAGLIFGLVLGVGGIIGNTLGGVSADWASAKDRRWYARIPALGTGLGFPLLALAFLADQWQVSVALLFIGTILLNTWNGPTFAVVQSIVEPRMRATASAIVFLLMNLIGQGLGTPVVGFLSDRFASQLFTQGNFQAVCTAPKGPHGAAPMLQGPFASACHDASANGVRYAMLTVSVVLIWSAFHYFRAARHLKNR, encoded by the coding sequence ATGAAAGAATTAGCCGCCCGGAATGTGGGCGCGAGATCGAGCAGCAACTGGTATCGCGGATGGTTTTTGCTGCTGCTGGTGCTGATCTATGCGTCGAGCTTCGTCGATCGCATCATCGTTGCGGTCGTTGGTCAGGCCGTGAAGATGGACATGAGCCTCAGCGATTTTCAGGTCGGCTTGCTGGGGGGCCTCGCATTTTCGGTCTTCTATTCGGTGCTCGGCTTGCCGATTGCGCGTCTGGCCGACAAATTCAACCGCGTCGTGCTGATCTCGATCTCGATAGTCGCCTGGTCGGCGATGACCGCGCTGTGCGGCACGGCAGGCAGCTTCTGGCAACTGATGCTATATCGCCTCGGCGTGGGTGTCGGCGAAGCCGGCAGCACGCCGACCTCGCACTCGTTGATCGCCGACGAGTTCGGTCCGCGCCGCCGTGCTAGCGCGCTCGCGATCTATGCGCTGGGCCCGCCCATCGGCGTGCTGGCCGGCGCGTTCGGCGGCGGCTGGCTCGTGCAGCATCTGGGCTGGCGTCCGGTGTTCTATGTGGTCGGCCTGCCGGGTCTCGTGTTTGGCCTGCTGGCATGGCTTACGCTGCGTGAGCCCCAGCGCGGCGGCGCGGATGGTGTCGCAGCCGGCAGCAGCGCCAGTGCACCGCCTCTCAGCGAAGTGTTCAAACTGCTGACCTCGAGTCGCGCCTTCGTGCAGATGCTGCTCGGTACGGTGATCGGTGCGTTTGGCCAGTACGGTATCAACCTGTTCATCCCGATGTATTTCATCCGCGTCTACAACATGAGCTTTGCTCAGGCCGGCCTGATTTTCGGTCTGGTGCTCGGCGTGGGCGGCATCATCGGCAATACGCTCGGCGGCGTGTCGGCTGACTGGGCCAGCGCGAAGGATCGCCGCTGGTATGCGCGGATCCCGGCGCTCGGCACTGGACTCGGTTTCCCGCTACTGGCGCTCGCCTTTCTCGCGGATCAGTGGCAGGTGAGCGTGGCGCTGCTGTTCATCGGCACGATACTGCTGAACACGTGGAACGGTCCGACCTTCGCGGTGGTGCAGAGCATTGTCGAGCCGCGCATGCGGGCTACCGCGTCGGCCATCGTGTTCCTGCTGATGAACCTGATCGGTCAGGGCCTCGGTACGCCGGTGGTGGGTTTCCTCAGCGATCGATTCGCATCGCAACTGTTCACCCAAGGTAATTTTCAGGCGGTGTGTACTGCGCCGAAGGGACCGCATGGTGCCGCGCCGATGTTGCAGGGTCCGTTTGCATCGGCTTGTCATGACGCTTCGGCCAATGGTGTGCGCTATGCCATGCTGACGGTGAGCGTGGTGTTGATCTGGTCGGCCTTCCATTACTTCCGTGCGGCGCGCCATCTGAAGAACCGCTAA
- a CDS encoding PDR/VanB family oxidoreductase — MLAPTLKLRVASVDAPTSLIKSFTLEAEDGAPLLGYEPGAHIQVQIPGADGQLAQWRSYSLINTDPQIDTRAGVRTYHLGIRREDEGRGGSRFMHTLEAGATLTVRAPVSHFPLAAPPSVILIAGGIGITPMAAMAAELSALKRDYSLHFSGRTRDALPFVEELRAFAGERLVLHADDDSATRLSIDALLDGAQVNQPIYVCGPSGMIDAVLAAARERGWHDCDLHYELFSEAAPQAGDTTFEIELKSSGKVLTVPSDKSVLDTLLDNGVDVMYDCRAGYCGLCSTQVCGGEIDHRDTYLSNGDRAAGKVMQVCISRCKSERLVLDL, encoded by the coding sequence ATGCTCGCACCTACCCTCAAGTTGCGTGTCGCGTCGGTTGACGCACCGACCTCGCTGATCAAGTCCTTCACGCTCGAAGCCGAGGACGGCGCGCCGCTGCTGGGCTATGAGCCCGGCGCGCATATCCAGGTTCAGATCCCGGGTGCCGACGGACAATTGGCGCAATGGCGCTCGTATTCGCTGATCAATACCGATCCGCAGATCGATACGCGCGCCGGCGTGCGCACCTACCATCTCGGCATCCGACGCGAGGACGAGGGCCGCGGCGGATCGCGCTTCATGCACACGCTGGAGGCCGGCGCCACGCTCACGGTGCGGGCACCGGTCAGCCACTTTCCGCTCGCCGCCCCACCTTCGGTAATCCTGATTGCCGGTGGCATCGGCATCACGCCGATGGCGGCCATGGCAGCAGAACTGAGCGCACTCAAACGCGATTACTCGCTGCACTTCTCGGGCCGCACGCGCGACGCGCTGCCGTTTGTCGAAGAGCTGCGCGCGTTCGCGGGCGAGCGCCTCGTGCTGCACGCCGACGACGACAGCGCCACGCGCCTGTCGATCGACGCGCTGCTCGACGGCGCCCAGGTCAACCAGCCGATCTATGTGTGCGGCCCGTCCGGCATGATCGACGCGGTGCTCGCGGCGGCACGCGAACGTGGTTGGCACGACTGCGACCTGCATTACGAACTGTTCAGCGAAGCTGCGCCGCAGGCAGGCGACACGACCTTTGAAATCGAGCTGAAGTCCTCGGGCAAGGTGCTGACCGTGCCCTCCGACAAGTCGGTGCTCGACACCCTGCTCGATAACGGCGTCGACGTCATGTACGACTGCCGTGCCGGTTACTGCGGCCTGTGCTCGACGCAAGTCTGCGGCGGCGAGATCGACCACCGCGATACCTACCTCTCGAATGGCGACAGGGCCGCCGGCAAGGTCATGCAGGTCTGCATCTCGCGCTGCAAGAGCGAGCGCCTCGTGCTCGACCTGTGA
- a CDS encoding IS5 family transposase, which produces MKQQTLAMAADQGAGFEQYRWPTKRDVFLETMEQIVPWTQLCEVVEPHYPKGQGGRPPVGLERMLRMHFVQHWFNLADEACEEALLDSTALRRFVGIDLGRERVPDGTTLLKFRRLLERNKLGEQLFAKVGEVLQGRGLKVGTGTIVNATIIGAPSSTKNADKARDPEMHQTRKGQQWYFGMKLHIGVDSQTGLAHSAVVTAANVHDKHPLPALLHGAERRVYGDSAYASQKEAIASKAAQAKDFTNQRVRNRSGEVDQTRRTKNRNKSRIHARVEHVFAVVKRLWGFVKVRYRGLAKNVTRAFTALALSNIYMSRERLMAQVRP; this is translated from the coding sequence ATGAAACAACAGACCCTTGCGATGGCGGCCGATCAAGGCGCCGGATTTGAACAGTACCGTTGGCCAACCAAACGTGATGTGTTCCTTGAGACGATGGAACAGATCGTGCCGTGGACGCAGTTGTGCGAGGTTGTCGAGCCGCACTATCCGAAGGGCCAAGGCGGGCGACCGCCAGTTGGTCTGGAGCGCATGCTGCGCATGCACTTTGTGCAGCATTGGTTCAACCTGGCGGATGAAGCCTGCGAGGAAGCGTTGCTGGACAGCACCGCATTGCGGCGATTCGTTGGGATTGACCTGGGGCGCGAGCGCGTGCCTGACGGCACGACGCTGTTGAAGTTCCGCAGATTGCTGGAGCGCAACAAGCTTGGCGAGCAGTTGTTTGCCAAGGTCGGCGAGGTACTGCAAGGGCGTGGCCTGAAGGTAGGCACCGGCACCATCGTGAATGCGACCATCATCGGTGCACCCAGTTCCACGAAGAATGCGGACAAGGCGCGAGACCCCGAAATGCATCAGACGCGGAAGGGCCAGCAGTGGTACTTCGGGATGAAGCTGCACATCGGTGTCGATAGCCAGACGGGACTGGCACACAGCGCGGTAGTGACCGCTGCGAACGTGCATGACAAGCATCCGCTGCCGGCTTTGCTGCACGGCGCCGAGCGGCGTGTGTACGGCGACAGCGCATATGCGAGCCAGAAGGAAGCCATCGCCAGCAAGGCAGCGCAAGCGAAGGACTTTACCAACCAGCGCGTGCGCAACCGCAGTGGCGAAGTCGACCAGACCAGGCGCACGAAGAACCGTAATAAGTCCCGGATACACGCCCGGGTCGAGCACGTCTTCGCGGTGGTCAAGCGGCTGTGGGGTTTCGTCAAGGTGCGCTATCGCGGCCTGGCGAAGAACGTCACGCGCGCCTTCACCGCACTGGCGTTGAGCAACATCTACATGAGCCGCGAGCGACTCATGGCACAGGTGCGTCCATGA
- a CDS encoding aromatic ring-hydroxylating dioxygenase subunit alpha, whose translation MAMTREDNELLTRVGNGAPMGDMIRQHYWIPAVPSAKLVADGAPVLVRLLGTNYVAFRATDGHVGIVDELCPHRRTSLMMARNENNGLRCIFHGWKMDASGAVVEAPNQVGDQAQFCKRVKTGQYRVEERGGLIWVWLGKGETPPRFPELPFMDLPAEHRSVTSVEVPTNWVQAVEASMDSSHVGVLHESTTQITAGGGNERMIMTKALAPRFEFEDRPYGYRYAALRDISDEKVYARVNNFVMPWYGIICPPDAKGPTTVFFSTPVDDVTHRAWFVQYNPHRPLGMTIMSATPDVWNFPPLPPGTREESFGQNRDLMKRGHATGFYQHLGTEDFAMFLGQGPIYDRTQEQLCSADGAVLRVRALLLKAAREFMGGKTPTLADSPELDYSKAVSVGGVVEAGADWRTLTDAK comes from the coding sequence ATGGCAATGACTCGTGAGGACAATGAGCTGCTGACGCGCGTCGGGAACGGCGCGCCGATGGGCGACATGATCCGCCAGCACTACTGGATTCCGGCCGTGCCGTCGGCGAAGCTCGTGGCCGATGGCGCACCGGTGCTCGTGCGTCTGCTCGGAACAAACTATGTGGCGTTCCGCGCGACCGACGGCCACGTCGGCATCGTGGACGAACTGTGCCCGCACCGCCGCACGTCGCTGATGATGGCGCGTAATGAGAACAATGGCCTGCGCTGCATCTTCCACGGCTGGAAGATGGACGCGAGCGGTGCCGTTGTCGAGGCGCCGAATCAGGTCGGCGATCAGGCGCAGTTCTGCAAGCGCGTGAAGACCGGCCAGTACCGCGTCGAAGAGCGCGGCGGTCTCATCTGGGTGTGGCTCGGCAAGGGCGAGACCCCGCCGCGCTTCCCCGAACTGCCGTTCATGGACCTGCCGGCCGAGCACCGCTCCGTCACGAGCGTCGAAGTGCCGACGAACTGGGTGCAGGCTGTCGAAGCGTCAATGGATTCGTCGCACGTCGGCGTGCTGCACGAGTCGACCACGCAGATCACCGCGGGCGGCGGCAACGAGCGCATGATCATGACGAAGGCACTGGCGCCGCGCTTCGAATTTGAAGACCGCCCGTATGGCTACCGCTATGCGGCCCTGCGGGACATTTCAGACGAGAAGGTCTACGCGCGCGTCAACAACTTCGTGATGCCGTGGTACGGCATCATCTGTCCGCCCGACGCGAAGGGTCCGACCACGGTGTTCTTCTCGACCCCGGTCGACGACGTGACGCACCGCGCGTGGTTCGTGCAGTACAACCCGCACCGCCCACTCGGTATGACGATCATGTCAGCCACGCCGGACGTCTGGAACTTCCCGCCGCTGCCGCCGGGCACGCGCGAGGAATCGTTCGGCCAGAACCGCGACCTGATGAAGCGCGGCCACGCGACGGGCTTCTACCAGCACCTCGGCACGGAAGACTTCGCGATGTTCCTCGGCCAGGGCCCGATCTACGACCGCACCCAGGAACAACTGTGCTCGGCCGACGGCGCCGTGCTGCGCGTGCGCGCACTGCTGCTCAAGGCCGCGCGCGAGTTCATGGGCGGCAAGACGCCGACGCTCGCCGACAGCCCGGAACTCGATTACTCGAAGGCCGTCTCTGTGGGCGGCGTGGTCGAGGCCGGCGCCGACTGGCGCACCCTGACCGACGCAAAGTAA
- a CDS encoding crotonase/enoyl-CoA hydratase family protein, producing the protein MSETLVTYELDGAVALIGLNRPEKRNAINEDVICQLRDAVNRASDEAMCGVIYGHGGNFSAGLDLREALSRATGQTAPPKKRRRHSWHEVFDMIARGPIPFVAALHGAVVGGGLELATAAHVRVGDKTCFFGLPEGQRGIFVGGGGTVRIQRVVGYTVMADMMLTGRLLNAEEGQREHIITYVTPEGGALEKAKEIAARIAQNVPDTNWRITNLLPRVNDLSHEDGLFLEYMSSNMMRSPETATRLQNFVDGNAKLVKPE; encoded by the coding sequence ATGAGCGAAACTCTGGTTACCTATGAACTCGACGGCGCTGTGGCGTTGATCGGTCTGAATCGCCCCGAAAAGCGCAACGCAATCAACGAAGACGTGATTTGCCAATTGCGCGACGCGGTCAACCGCGCCAGCGACGAAGCCATGTGCGGCGTGATCTACGGCCATGGCGGCAACTTCTCGGCCGGCCTCGACCTGCGCGAGGCGCTGTCCCGTGCGACCGGCCAGACGGCGCCTCCGAAGAAGCGCCGCCGCCACTCGTGGCATGAAGTGTTCGACATGATCGCGCGCGGCCCGATCCCGTTCGTCGCGGCGCTGCACGGCGCCGTGGTGGGCGGTGGTCTGGAACTGGCGACCGCAGCGCATGTTCGCGTCGGCGACAAGACCTGCTTCTTCGGCCTGCCCGAAGGGCAGCGCGGTATTTTCGTCGGTGGCGGCGGTACCGTGCGCATCCAGCGCGTGGTCGGCTACACCGTGATGGCCGACATGATGTTGACCGGCCGCCTGCTGAACGCAGAAGAAGGTCAGCGCGAGCACATCATCACCTACGTGACGCCCGAAGGCGGCGCGCTTGAGAAGGCGAAGGAAATCGCAGCAAGGATCGCGCAGAACGTGCCCGACACCAACTGGCGCATCACCAACCTGCTGCCGCGCGTCAACGACCTCTCGCACGAGGACGGCCTGTTCCTGGAGTACATGAGCTCGAACATGATGCGCTCGCCCGAAACCGCCACACGTCTGCAGAATTTCGTGGACGGAAACGCCAAACTCGTCAAGCCGGAGTAA
- a CDS encoding porin → MKKKVMVGAIAALASVGACAQSSVSLYGIIDNGLTYVNNVKGSSQFKLDDGINQASRWGLHGTEDMGGGLKAIFTLENGFSLNTGTATHGGALFGRRAFVGLSSEKFGTLIAGYDYDFIYDYISYYANVAQFAPSYAFHGAYDVDRLAGEPVSNMVRYETPVWHGFGAGLMYGFSNTPGRLGGTFNGAASVFSAGLKYSPSGTFNAPYSVAASFTRTQGGAVGATGGPGAGTMAQYALQADAIYTAALAGQVHLGDRFALNGVTRTRVRIAGRLAPWCQAAMKQA, encoded by the coding sequence ATGAAGAAAAAAGTAATGGTGGGCGCGATTGCCGCGCTCGCTTCGGTAGGTGCCTGTGCACAAAGCAGCGTCTCCCTGTACGGGATTATCGACAATGGCCTTACCTACGTGAACAACGTAAAAGGCAGCTCCCAGTTCAAGCTCGATGACGGTATCAACCAGGCTTCGCGGTGGGGCCTGCATGGCACCGAAGATATGGGGGGCGGTCTGAAGGCGATCTTCACGCTCGAAAACGGTTTCTCGCTGAATACCGGTACCGCTACTCATGGTGGCGCCCTGTTTGGTCGCCGCGCTTTTGTCGGTCTGTCTAGCGAGAAGTTCGGTACCCTGATTGCCGGTTACGACTACGACTTCATCTACGATTACATTTCGTACTACGCGAACGTTGCCCAGTTCGCGCCGTCGTATGCGTTCCACGGTGCGTATGACGTCGACCGCCTGGCGGGTGAGCCGGTCAGCAATATGGTGCGTTATGAAACGCCGGTCTGGCATGGTTTCGGTGCTGGCCTGATGTATGGTTTCAGCAATACACCGGGTCGTCTCGGCGGTACGTTTAACGGTGCAGCGAGCGTGTTCAGTGCTGGCCTGAAGTACAGCCCTTCCGGTACGTTCAACGCGCCGTATTCGGTGGCCGCAAGCTTTACCCGCACGCAAGGTGGTGCCGTCGGTGCAACTGGCGGACCGGGCGCAGGTACGATGGCGCAATACGCGTTGCAGGCCGACGCGATTTACACGGCAGCGTTGGCTGGCCAGGTGCATCTCGGTGATCGTTTCGCCTTGAACGGAGTGACACGTACACGAGTGCGAATAGCCGGACGCTTGGCACCGTGGTGTCAAGCGGCTATGAAGCAGGCGTGA
- a CDS encoding 3-hydroxyacyl-CoA dehydrogenase, giving the protein MNAPAELTPPESAALAHVKAAEKAAAQIPVAAGVKPRDIERAAVIGAGTMGGGIAMALVAAGILVTLIDANEEGLQRGLARIRDNYNQSIRRGKLDESTRDARLALITGSTAIADVKDADIVIEAVFEDLGLKQGIFRELDQHAKAGATLATNTSGLDINEIAAVTKRAQDVVGAHFFSPAQVMRLLEVVRADKTSDEAVVTLMELGRRMGKVSVYSLVYPGFIGNALFRSYNREAHFLVEDGALPHEVDAALKDFGYAMGIFAVHDMAGNDVGYQTRKAQIATRPNDRRWNDLIMKLVDMGRLGQKSGKGWYRYEAGDRTPHRDPEIEQYIVDESARMGITRRQISQEEIIKRCMYGMINEGAKLLEQGIALRASDIDVVYATGYGFPAKRGGPMYYADQIGLANVYHDIKRLYEEYGYWWKPAPLLEKLAASNGRFADL; this is encoded by the coding sequence ATGAACGCACCCGCAGAACTCACGCCGCCGGAATCCGCAGCACTGGCCCATGTGAAGGCCGCCGAAAAGGCCGCCGCGCAAATCCCCGTTGCTGCCGGCGTCAAGCCGCGCGATATCGAGCGCGCAGCCGTGATCGGCGCAGGCACGATGGGCGGCGGCATCGCGATGGCGCTCGTTGCGGCCGGCATCCTGGTCACGCTGATCGACGCCAATGAGGAAGGCCTGCAGCGTGGCCTCGCACGCATTCGCGACAACTACAACCAGAGCATCAGGCGCGGCAAGCTGGACGAATCCACGCGCGATGCGCGCCTCGCGCTGATCACGGGCTCGACCGCGATCGCCGACGTCAAGGACGCCGACATCGTCATCGAAGCCGTGTTCGAAGACCTCGGCCTCAAGCAAGGCATCTTCCGCGAACTCGATCAGCACGCGAAGGCTGGCGCGACCCTCGCGACCAATACGTCGGGTCTCGACATCAACGAGATCGCCGCTGTCACGAAGCGCGCGCAGGACGTGGTGGGCGCACACTTCTTCAGCCCGGCGCAGGTGATGCGCCTGCTCGAGGTCGTGCGTGCCGACAAAACCTCCGACGAAGCAGTCGTCACGCTGATGGAACTCGGCCGCCGCATGGGCAAGGTGTCGGTGTACTCGCTCGTGTACCCGGGGTTTATCGGCAACGCGCTGTTCCGCAGCTACAACCGCGAAGCTCACTTCCTGGTCGAAGACGGCGCACTGCCGCACGAAGTCGATGCCGCGCTCAAGGATTTCGGCTACGCGATGGGTATTTTCGCGGTGCACGACATGGCCGGTAACGACGTCGGTTACCAGACGCGCAAGGCGCAGATAGCCACGCGTCCGAACGACCGCCGCTGGAACGACCTGATCATGAAGCTGGTCGACATGGGCCGCCTCGGTCAGAAGAGCGGCAAGGGCTGGTACCGCTATGAAGCGGGCGACCGCACGCCGCATCGCGATCCGGAAATCGAGCAGTACATCGTGGACGAATCGGCACGCATGGGCATCACGCGCCGTCAGATCTCCCAGGAAGAGATCATCAAGCGCTGCATGTACGGCATGATCAACGAAGGCGCGAAGCTGCTCGAACAGGGTATCGCGCTGCGCGCAAGTGATATCGACGTCGTGTACGCGACCGGATACGGCTTCCCGGCCAAGCGCGGCGGCCCAATGTACTACGCCGACCAGATCGGTCTCGCCAATGTGTATCACGACATCAAGCGTCTGTACGAAGAATATGGCTACTGGTGGAAGCCGGCGCCGCTGCTCGAAAAGCTCGCGGCCAGCAACGGCAGGTTTGCCGATCTCTGA
- a CDS encoding amidohydrolase family protein, whose protein sequence is MIIDSHAHVVMPPQSFRYMAELVGGRANPSTTPNIPDEAVRKQAEELVRSMDSVGTDIQFISPRPYLQMHSVKPARVTELWTRHCNDLIKRFVDMFPDRFRGVAGLPQFMNDSPAERCVAELKRCVNELGFVGTLLNPDPTEGDGPAPAGLGDPFWYPLYDAMTELDVPALIHSAGSCNPRESYTLKFINEENIAVISLLESKVFEKYPNLKIIVAHGGGAIPYQMGRFRSWAARRNSPQTFDEQLRKLYFDTCNYSKDSIELLLKVAGTDNVMFGTEKPGTGSARDPISGRDYDDMKPVIESIEWLTDEQRKNIFECNCTRVYTRAFRNYKA, encoded by the coding sequence ATGATCATCGATTCCCACGCCCACGTCGTGATGCCCCCGCAAAGCTTCCGCTACATGGCGGAACTCGTCGGCGGCCGCGCGAACCCGTCGACCACGCCGAACATCCCCGACGAAGCAGTGCGCAAGCAGGCCGAGGAACTCGTGCGCAGCATGGATTCAGTCGGCACTGACATCCAGTTCATCTCGCCGCGCCCCTACCTGCAGATGCACTCGGTCAAGCCGGCGCGCGTGACCGAACTGTGGACGCGTCACTGCAACGACCTGATCAAGCGCTTTGTCGACATGTTCCCGGACCGCTTCCGTGGCGTGGCCGGCCTGCCGCAGTTCATGAACGATTCGCCGGCTGAGCGCTGCGTCGCCGAACTCAAGCGCTGCGTGAACGAACTCGGCTTCGTCGGCACGCTGCTGAACCCGGACCCGACCGAAGGCGACGGCCCCGCACCGGCTGGCCTTGGCGACCCGTTCTGGTACCCGCTCTATGACGCGATGACCGAACTCGACGTGCCGGCGCTGATCCACTCGGCAGGCAGCTGCAACCCGCGCGAGTCGTACACGCTGAAGTTCATCAACGAAGAGAACATCGCCGTGATCTCGCTGCTCGAATCGAAGGTGTTCGAGAAGTATCCGAACCTGAAGATCATCGTCGCGCACGGCGGCGGCGCGATCCCCTACCAGATGGGCCGCTTCCGTTCGTGGGCCGCGCGCCGCAACAGCCCGCAGACGTTCGACGAGCAGCTCCGCAAGCTCTACTTCGACACCTGCAACTACTCGAAGGATTCGATCGAATTGCTGCTTAAGGTCGCCGGCACCGACAACGTGATGTTCGGCACCGAAAAGCCGGGTACGGGCAGCGCGCGCGATCCGATCTCGGGCCGCGACTACGACGACATGAAGCCGGTTATCGAAAGCATCGAGTGGCTGACCGACGAGCAGCGCAAGAACATCTTCGAATGCAACTGCACGCGCGTCTACACGCGTGCTTTCCGCAACTACAAGGCCTGA